A stretch of Streptomyces vietnamensis DNA encodes these proteins:
- the pdxT gene encoding pyridoxal 5'-phosphate synthase glutaminase subunit PdxT produces the protein MSTPVIGVLALQGDVREHLIALAAADAVARPVRRPEELAEVDGLVIPGGESTTISKLAVLFGLMEPLRERIAAGMPVYGTCAGLIMLADKILDPRSGQETFGGIDMIVRRNAFGRQNESFEAGVTVTGIDSPVEGVFIRAPWVESVGAQVEVLAEHDGHIVAVRQGKALATSFHPELTGDHRIHELFVDMVRAER, from the coding sequence ATGAGCACGCCCGTAATCGGTGTCCTGGCCCTCCAGGGCGACGTACGGGAGCACCTGATCGCCCTGGCCGCGGCTGACGCCGTGGCCAGGCCGGTCCGGCGCCCCGAGGAGCTCGCCGAGGTCGACGGCCTGGTCATTCCCGGTGGCGAGTCCACCACCATCTCCAAGCTGGCCGTCCTCTTCGGCCTGATGGAGCCGCTGCGCGAGCGCATCGCCGCCGGCATGCCCGTGTACGGCACCTGCGCCGGTCTGATCATGCTCGCCGACAAGATCCTCGACCCGCGCTCGGGCCAGGAGACCTTCGGCGGCATCGACATGATCGTCCGCCGCAACGCCTTCGGGCGGCAGAACGAGTCCTTCGAGGCGGGCGTCACCGTGACGGGGATCGACTCCCCCGTCGAAGGCGTCTTCATCCGCGCCCCGTGGGTGGAGTCCGTCGGCGCCCAGGTCGAGGTGCTCGCCGAGCACGACGGCCACATCGTCGCCGTCCGCCAGGGCAAGGCCCTCGCGACCTCCTTCCACCCCGAACTCACCGGCGACCACCGCATCCACGAGCTGTTCGTGGACATGGTGCGCGCGGAACGGTGA
- the pdxS gene encoding pyridoxal 5'-phosphate synthase lyase subunit PdxS codes for MSTTPSTSFQSPETGTARVKRGMAEQLKGGVIMDVVNAEQAKIAEDAGAVAVMALERVPADIRKDGGVARMSDPNMIEEIIGAVSIPVMAKSRIGHFVEAQVLQSLGVDYIDESEVLTPADEINHSDKWAFTTPFVCGATNLGEALRRIAEGAAMIRSKGEAGTGNVVEAVRHLRQIKNEIAKLRGFDNNELFAAAKELRAPYELVKEVAELGKLPVVLFSAGGVATPADAALMRQLGAEGVFVGSGIFKSGDPAKRAAAIVKATTFYDDPKVIADASRNLGEAMVGINCDTLPESERYANRGW; via the coding sequence GTGTCCACCACGCCTTCCACCAGCTTCCAGTCCCCCGAGACCGGCACCGCGCGCGTGAAGCGCGGCATGGCCGAGCAGCTCAAGGGCGGCGTGATCATGGACGTGGTCAACGCCGAGCAGGCGAAGATCGCCGAGGACGCCGGCGCCGTGGCCGTCATGGCCCTGGAGCGGGTCCCCGCGGACATCCGCAAGGACGGCGGCGTCGCCCGCATGTCCGACCCGAACATGATCGAGGAGATCATCGGCGCGGTCTCCATCCCGGTCATGGCCAAGTCCCGCATCGGCCACTTCGTCGAGGCCCAGGTCCTGCAGTCCCTCGGCGTCGACTACATCGACGAGTCCGAGGTCCTGACCCCGGCCGACGAGATCAACCACTCCGACAAGTGGGCCTTCACGACCCCCTTCGTCTGTGGCGCCACCAACCTGGGCGAGGCCCTGCGCCGCATCGCCGAGGGCGCGGCCATGATCCGCTCCAAGGGCGAGGCCGGCACCGGCAACGTCGTCGAGGCCGTCCGTCACCTGCGCCAGATCAAGAACGAGATCGCCAAGCTGCGCGGCTTCGACAACAACGAGCTGTTCGCCGCGGCCAAGGAGCTGCGCGCCCCGTACGAGCTCGTCAAGGAGGTCGCCGAGCTCGGCAAGCTGCCGGTCGTGCTGTTCTCCGCCGGTGGTGTCGCCACCCCCGCCGACGCCGCGCTCATGCGCCAGCTCGGCGCCGAGGGCGTCTTCGTCGGCTCCGGCATCTTCAAGTCGGGCGACCCGGCCAAGCGCGCCGCCGCCATCGTGAAGGCCACCACCTTCTACGACGACCCGAAGGTCATCGCGGACGCCTCCCGCAACCTGGGCGAGGCCATGGTCGGCATCAACTGCGACACCCTCCCCGAGTCCGAGCGCTACGCGAACCGGGGCTGGTAA
- a CDS encoding membrane protein: MTETLIWTVVALILIGVYLSWTAGRLDRLHSRIDAARAALDAQLLRRASVTQELATSGVLDPAASIVLYEAAHAARQAEEDQREVAESELSQALRAVFGEPEQVELVRQAPGGEEAAGELAQAVRRVPMARRFHNDAVRAARALRRHRKVRWFRLAGHAPFPLAFEMDDEPPVALADRPT, encoded by the coding sequence GTGACCGAAACCCTGATCTGGACCGTCGTCGCGCTGATCCTCATCGGCGTCTATCTGAGCTGGACCGCCGGGCGGCTCGACCGGCTGCACTCCCGCATCGACGCCGCCCGCGCCGCCCTGGACGCGCAGCTCCTGCGCCGGGCCTCGGTCACCCAGGAGCTCGCCACCTCCGGCGTACTGGACCCAGCGGCCTCGATCGTCCTTTACGAGGCCGCGCACGCCGCCCGGCAGGCCGAGGAGGACCAGCGGGAGGTCGCCGAGAGCGAGCTGAGCCAGGCACTGCGGGCCGTCTTCGGCGAGCCCGAGCAGGTGGAGCTCGTACGGCAGGCGCCCGGCGGCGAGGAGGCCGCGGGCGAGCTCGCGCAGGCCGTCCGCCGCGTCCCGATGGCCCGCCGCTTCCACAACGACGCCGTCCGGGCGGCCCGCGCCCTGCGCCGCCACCGCAAGGTCCGCTGGTTCCGCCTCGCAGGCCACGCGCCCTTCCCGCTCGCCTTCGAAATGGACGACGAGCCGCCCGTCGCCCTTGCTGATCGTCCGACCTGA